A DNA window from Paenibacillus andongensis contains the following coding sequences:
- a CDS encoding YobA family protein, translating to MLVFAFGLSNIGNQGDVAVPPAEAERVYELPSSNLATPLPENLQERMYLLENVYKQFSVKPMSIYKSEGEYPNGAFHLQLIKLGNHREELSLQEKGQIKEAIYKAVGSRFSLDITTLVIPKEEELVGYISELDKKDRKILLVNSEACLDKECKEPEKFWVSLEEYTVIVTNNNIASNKFEDLKQGDLLHVWTTQAVLLSSPPQYTALDIEVIEPEDESPVALSTLMKTDFNGIKQIDVRFGDGNKLAITDTKSLEEISFKLKRIELVRANDKRTFYGSLFGMELTIGDNKFHYGTSLSFDNIKYKQNSVTTELNDYIVALGRASIPNLLPGIQR from the coding sequence TTGCTTGTATTTGCATTTGGTTTATCAAATATCGGGAATCAAGGTGACGTCGCCGTTCCCCCAGCTGAGGCGGAAAGGGTTTATGAGCTACCGTCCTCGAATCTTGCAACTCCGCTACCTGAAAACTTGCAGGAACGAATGTATCTTTTGGAAAATGTGTATAAACAATTTTCTGTTAAGCCAATGAGTATTTATAAGTCTGAGGGTGAATACCCTAATGGTGCCTTTCATCTTCAGCTTATTAAGCTGGGTAATCATCGTGAGGAATTGAGCTTACAAGAGAAAGGTCAGATTAAAGAAGCCATCTATAAGGCCGTAGGGTCACGTTTCTCCCTGGATATTACAACTTTGGTGATACCGAAAGAGGAGGAGTTGGTTGGATATATATCCGAACTGGATAAGAAGGATCGAAAAATTCTCCTTGTCAATTCTGAGGCCTGCTTAGATAAGGAATGCAAGGAACCAGAGAAGTTTTGGGTGAGTCTCGAAGAATATACCGTTATCGTAACGAATAACAACATCGCTTCAAATAAGTTTGAGGATCTAAAACAAGGAGATTTGCTCCATGTGTGGACTACACAAGCCGTATTGCTAAGCTCTCCTCCGCAATATACAGCACTTGATATTGAGGTGATAGAGCCTGAAGATGAGTCGCCAGTTGCTCTTTCAACATTAATGAAGACTGATTTTAATGGCATTAAACAAATCGATGTCAGATTCGGTGACGGTAATAAGCTCGCAATTACAGATACAAAATCTCTTGAGGAGATATCATTCAAATTGAAAAGAATTGAGCTTGTCCGAGCCAATGATAAACGAACATTTTACGGGTCTCTGTTCGGGATGGAATTAACCATTGGGGATAACAAGTTTCATTATGGTACCAGTCTAAGTTTTGATAACATTAAATATAAACAAAATTCAGTCACAACCGAACTAAACGACTATATCGTCGCGCTTGGAAGAGCCAGCATTCCGAATTTATTACCTGGCATACAAAGATAA
- a CDS encoding ABC transporter permease encodes MSINQLIVQNLKSNIKHYYLYMFALMFSVALYFAFVTLQYDPALDQTKGSIKGAASIRAASILLVAIVAIFNLYANNIFVKRRSKEIGLLQLIGMTKTAIFRILSVENFILYFGSLIAGTFIGFSVSKLILMILFQITGIKAAASLHFSMQALLQTLVVFSAVYLMIMLVNYIFIKRQSILSLFRVSTSTEVKVKRLSTSEAVMGIVGMLLIMLGYYVSSKLFSGDFMTMVEIFSAMIFILASVIIGTYLFYKGSVRLIFNVIRSRKNGYLHVREVLSLSSIMFRMKSNALLLTVITTISALSIALLSLSYISYYSAEKTALDSVPAHFAITNIVDANKFKAALDDSQIKHRDTAIEVVQVKANLKEILTSNMEGLSLDPSNMTIPVISDKDAPFVDLTAEQTLFTGTNDMLQKFMSLKNSGHIQLSGQQVVIPQTYVGSRKQYIVSWYFSNGGLPAAIVDDSVFKRLKQDINPAIQKESSLYLGIDIENEAKLLEANQIFHELGFDQNRSYDSRQNMANDQKNRMGLIMFIVGFLGLTFLITSGCILYFKQMDESEDEKPTYTILRKLGFTQDDLLKGIQLKQIFNFGIPLVVGLIHSYFAVQSGWFLFGAELWTPMIIVMVLYTILYSIFGILSVLHYKKVIRKAL; translated from the coding sequence ATGAGCATTAACCAGTTGATTGTTCAAAACCTGAAGTCCAACATCAAGCATTACTACCTGTATATGTTTGCCTTAATGTTCAGCGTCGCGCTTTATTTCGCATTCGTTACCCTGCAGTATGACCCTGCCTTGGACCAAACCAAAGGCTCCATTAAAGGCGCGGCATCCATTCGTGCAGCTTCCATTTTACTTGTTGCGATTGTCGCTATCTTTAATCTGTATGCTAACAACATTTTTGTGAAAAGGCGCAGTAAAGAAATCGGTTTATTGCAGTTAATCGGTATGACGAAAACCGCAATTTTCCGCATCCTAAGCGTCGAGAACTTTATTCTATATTTCGGTTCATTAATCGCCGGGACGTTTATCGGATTTTCCGTGTCTAAGCTCATCCTAATGATTTTATTCCAAATTACAGGCATTAAAGCTGCCGCATCGCTTCACTTTTCAATGCAAGCCCTACTCCAGACCCTTGTTGTATTTAGCGCCGTCTACTTGATGATCATGCTGGTCAACTATATTTTTATTAAAAGACAGAGCATTTTATCGTTGTTTCGCGTCTCTACCTCGACGGAAGTGAAGGTGAAAAGATTGTCTACTTCGGAAGCCGTCATGGGGATAGTGGGAATGCTCCTTATTATGTTAGGCTACTACGTTTCCTCGAAGCTGTTTAGCGGAGATTTCATGACGATGGTTGAAATTTTTTCGGCCATGATCTTTATTTTGGCCTCCGTCATCATCGGAACCTATCTGTTCTATAAAGGGTCTGTCCGGTTAATCTTTAACGTCATCCGAAGCAGGAAAAATGGCTATTTACATGTTCGCGAGGTCTTATCGCTTTCATCCATCATGTTTCGCATGAAATCGAATGCCTTGTTATTGACTGTCATTACAACCATATCTGCGCTTTCCATCGCCTTATTATCTTTAAGCTACATTTCCTACTACTCTGCGGAAAAAACGGCCCTAGATAGCGTACCTGCACACTTTGCCATTACGAATATAGTTGATGCCAACAAATTTAAAGCAGCGTTAGATGATAGTCAAATCAAGCACAGGGATACAGCGATTGAGGTCGTTCAGGTCAAAGCCAATCTAAAGGAAATTTTGACTTCCAATATGGAAGGCCTTAGCCTTGATCCGAGTAACATGACGATTCCTGTTATCAGTGACAAGGATGCGCCATTCGTCGATCTGACTGCCGAACAAACGCTATTTACGGGTACCAATGACATGCTGCAAAAATTTATGAGCCTCAAAAATTCGGGCCATATCCAACTTAGCGGGCAGCAGGTCGTTATTCCGCAAACTTATGTAGGCTCTAGAAAGCAATACATCGTTTCTTGGTACTTTTCGAATGGCGGACTGCCTGCTGCTATCGTTGACGATTCGGTTTTCAAACGACTAAAGCAAGATATCAACCCCGCAATTCAAAAAGAGTCATCGCTCTATCTGGGCATTGATATCGAAAATGAGGCCAAACTTCTCGAAGCAAATCAGATTTTTCATGAGCTGGGCTTTGATCAAAATCGTTCTTATGATTCCCGACAAAATATGGCCAATGACCAGAAAAACAGGATGGGACTCATCATGTTCATCGTTGGCTTCTTAGGACTAACCTTCCTGATTACATCAGGCTGCATTCTTTATTTCAAGCAAATGGATGAAAGCGAAGATGAAAAGCCGACGTATACGATTCTACGGAAACTTGGTTTTACGCAGGACGATTTGTTAAAGGGCATTCAGTTGAAACAAATTTTTAATTTCGGTATTCCCTTGGTCGTCGGGCTGATCCACAGCTATTTTGCAGTTCAGTCGGGATGGTTTCTTTTCGGCGCAGAGCTATGGACGCCAATGATCATTGTGATGGTGCTGTATACCATTTTATACTCGATATTCGGCATCCTCTCCGTTCTGCATTATAAAAAGGTGATCCGAAAAGCGCTTTGA
- a CDS encoding ABC transporter ATP-binding protein: protein MNILEAAKIHKSYGNKLNKQEVLKGVDISIEKGEFVSIMGASGSGKTTLLNVLSSIDRLSQGSIKIEGQEITAMKEKQLAEFRKHHLGFIFQDYNLLDTLTVKENILLPLSITKASKQEADHKFQAVATELGIFEIKDKYPSEISGGQKQRTSAARAFVHEPSIIFADEPTGALDSKSASDLLNKLNELNQRRKATIVMVTHDSVAASYSSRVIFIKDGQIYTQLYKGQASRQAFFQDIMKTQGVLGGVHNEH from the coding sequence ATGAACATTTTGGAAGCAGCTAAAATCCATAAAAGCTATGGCAATAAGCTAAATAAGCAAGAGGTGCTCAAGGGCGTGGATATCAGCATTGAAAAAGGGGAATTCGTCAGCATCATGGGTGCTTCCGGCTCAGGTAAAACAACGCTGCTCAATGTCCTTTCTTCGATTGACAGGCTAAGTCAAGGCTCCATTAAAATCGAAGGCCAAGAAATTACGGCCATGAAAGAGAAGCAGTTGGCTGAATTCCGCAAGCATCATCTGGGGTTTATCTTTCAAGACTATAACCTGCTGGATACATTGACCGTAAAGGAGAATATCCTCCTGCCGCTGTCCATTACCAAAGCTTCGAAACAAGAAGCCGATCACAAATTTCAAGCGGTAGCAACTGAGCTCGGCATTTTTGAAATTAAAGATAAGTATCCGAGCGAAATCTCCGGCGGACAGAAGCAGCGGACTTCTGCTGCCAGAGCATTTGTTCATGAACCAAGTATTATTTTCGCAGACGAGCCCACCGGTGCACTCGATTCCAAATCCGCCTCAGATTTACTTAACAAGCTTAATGAATTGAATCAACGACGGAAAGCGACCATCGTTATGGTTACTCATGATTCAGTTGCTGCCAGCTACAGCAGCAGAGTCATTTTTATTAAGGACGGACAAATTTATACCCAATTATATAAAGGCCAAGCATCCAGGCAGGCCTTCTTTCAAGACATCATGAAGACACAGGGCGTGCTGGGCGGGGTGCACAATGAGCATTAA
- a CDS encoding sensor histidine kinase → MIKKYVMERKSWILLFLLGQGMLLFIAYLDYEIPFPPILYIVFLWMTLFAIFLIIRYNKETKFYKRLEERENNLDLASIADAESPFEHIVETSMTSLTERLSQIASRHQVALEQEKDELLSWIHEVKTPLTAMRLMIDRLDNEAMKAALTYEWLRIHLLLDQQLHQKRLPSMENDLYIEHVDLEALIYMEIKTLKSWCIQKGIGFDVHFEVTKVLSDAKWLAFILRQLLTNAVKYSDIDASDIIVKSFQQHERTVLEVKDHGRGIDPKDLPRIFDKGFTSTTWHQDSAATGMGLYLAKKAAQALLLHVAVHSEAGAGTTFTLTFPQPNETVRITGM, encoded by the coding sequence ATGATTAAAAAGTATGTTATGGAAAGGAAAAGCTGGATCCTGCTGTTTCTGCTTGGGCAAGGAATGCTCCTTTTTATCGCTTATCTCGATTACGAGATTCCCTTCCCCCCTATTCTCTATATTGTTTTTTTATGGATGACTTTGTTTGCTATCTTTCTGATTATCCGTTACAACAAAGAAACGAAGTTCTATAAACGCTTGGAAGAACGAGAAAACAATCTCGACCTTGCAAGTATCGCCGATGCTGAGAGCCCGTTTGAACATATTGTAGAGACCAGTATGACGAGCCTGACCGAGCGGCTGAGTCAAATCGCCTCACGGCACCAGGTAGCGTTAGAACAAGAGAAGGACGAGCTGCTGTCGTGGATTCATGAAGTGAAGACACCGCTCACGGCCATGCGTTTAATGATTGATCGCTTGGATAATGAAGCCATGAAAGCTGCTTTGACCTATGAATGGCTGCGGATCCATCTGCTGCTTGACCAGCAGCTCCACCAAAAACGTTTGCCGTCTATGGAGAACGACTTGTATATCGAGCACGTAGATCTTGAAGCTCTTATTTATATGGAGATCAAGACGTTGAAGTCCTGGTGCATACAAAAAGGAATTGGCTTTGACGTACATTTCGAAGTCACGAAAGTGCTTAGCGATGCGAAATGGTTAGCCTTTATCCTACGGCAGCTCTTAACGAACGCAGTGAAATACAGCGACATCGACGCTTCGGATATCATCGTAAAGAGCTTCCAGCAGCATGAGCGAACGGTGCTCGAGGTAAAAGACCATGGTCGCGGAATCGATCCAAAGGATTTGCCGCGCATCTTTGATAAAGGCTTTACTTCTACGACATGGCATCAGGACAGCGCCGCAACAGGAATGGGCTTATATTTAGCCAAAAAAGCGGCGCAGGCTTTGCTCCTTCATGTTGCTGTCCATTCAGAAGCAGGTGCGGGAACAACCTTTACTCTCACTTTTCCACAACCAAATGAAACTGTCCGGATTACAGGCATGTGA
- a CDS encoding response regulator transcription factor encodes MFKILLIEDDVTLFTEIKDRLAKWSYDVHGITDFSRVVEEFIALKPDLVIIDIQLPKFDGFHWCRMIRTHSNIPIVFLSSRDHPTDMVMSMQLGADDFIQKPFHFDVLVAKIQAILRRVYNYNTEPIKLKTWCGATIDYEKNAVTNQAGSIELTKNEIYILKLLIEHKNTIVSREEIINSLWDDQRFVSDNTLTVNVNRLRKRLDEIGLGRFIETKVGQGYIAAEESSFHD; translated from the coding sequence TTGTTTAAAATCTTGCTCATTGAAGATGACGTAACCCTGTTCACGGAGATCAAAGACAGGTTGGCCAAATGGTCGTACGATGTACACGGCATAACGGATTTTAGCAGAGTGGTTGAAGAGTTCATTGCCCTAAAACCTGATTTAGTTATCATTGATATTCAACTGCCCAAATTTGACGGGTTTCATTGGTGCCGAATGATTCGGACCCATTCCAACATTCCGATTGTATTTCTATCTTCACGTGATCACCCCACTGACATGGTCATGTCTATGCAGCTGGGAGCGGATGATTTTATTCAGAAACCCTTTCATTTTGATGTACTCGTCGCGAAGATCCAAGCCATTCTCAGACGCGTCTATAACTACAACACGGAACCCATCAAGCTCAAAACCTGGTGCGGCGCAACGATTGATTACGAGAAAAATGCGGTTACGAATCAAGCAGGCTCGATTGAGTTGACGAAGAATGAAATCTATATTCTCAAGCTGTTGATTGAACATAAGAACACGATTGTGAGTCGGGAAGAAATCATTAACAGCTTATGGGATGATCAGCGTTTTGTGAGTGACAATACCTTGACCGTGAATGTCAATCGGCTGCGGAAACGCTTGGACGAAATTGGCTTAGGACGCTTTATCGAAACGAAGGTCGGTCAGGGTTACATCGCAGCAGAGGAGTCCTCTTTCCATGATTAA
- a CDS encoding VOC family protein, whose product MKANIAVITILSNDVPLLARFYRDALGFKILVDSEEYVEFENIGVRFSICSKRLMAVNTDGHSSFLEERKGQSFELCFPCDSPELVQKTYRDILTKGAIAIKEPTIMPWGQTTAFFADPEGNIHSIYADDETSDS is encoded by the coding sequence TTGAAAGCAAACATAGCTGTAATTACTATTTTATCGAATGACGTGCCTCTTTTAGCTCGGTTTTATCGTGATGCACTAGGTTTTAAAATACTTGTTGATTCTGAGGAATATGTTGAATTCGAGAATATAGGAGTTCGTTTTTCTATTTGCTCAAAAAGACTAATGGCTGTTAACACCGATGGACATAGCTCCTTTTTAGAAGAACGTAAAGGTCAATCATTCGAGCTCTGTTTCCCCTGTGATTCCCCGGAATTAGTCCAAAAAACGTATAGAGACATCCTTACCAAAGGTGCTATTGCAATTAAAGAACCAACTATTATGCCATGGGGACAGACAACAGCTTTCTTCGCTGATCCTGAAGGAAACATTCATTCCATTTATGCAGACGACGAAACTTCTGATTCGTAA
- the bcp gene encoding thioredoxin-dependent thiol peroxidase produces MSKKIQIETESAKRMAPSFTLPASNGKKVSLKDFKGKKLVIYFYPQDNTPTCTQQSCDFRDYNGKFAQLGVEVIGISPDELKAHDKFIAKYELPFLLLSDPDHQVAEKFGVWALKKLYGREYMGIVRSTFLIDEKGYIVKEWSKVRVKNHVQSVLDAVMALNTNT; encoded by the coding sequence ATGAGCAAAAAGATACAGATTGAGACAGAGTCAGCCAAGCGAATGGCTCCCTCATTTACACTACCTGCATCCAACGGGAAAAAAGTATCCTTAAAGGATTTCAAAGGGAAGAAGCTGGTCATTTACTTTTACCCTCAAGACAACACGCCAACCTGTACCCAGCAATCGTGCGATTTTCGTGACTATAATGGTAAGTTTGCACAGCTCGGTGTGGAAGTGATCGGAATTAGCCCAGATGAGTTGAAAGCCCACGATAAGTTCATTGCGAAGTATGAGCTGCCGTTCCTACTGCTTTCTGACCCTGACCATCAGGTAGCTGAGAAGTTCGGTGTTTGGGCACTAAAGAAACTATATGGCCGTGAGTATATGGGGATTGTTCGGTCTACTTTCCTAATTGATGAAAAGGGATATATCGTCAAGGAATGGAGTAAAGTGAGGGTGAAGAATCACGTTCAGTCGGTTTTGGACGCTGTAATGGCATTGAATACTAATACATAA